From the genome of Phytohabitans rumicis, one region includes:
- a CDS encoding DUF4332 domain-containing protein, with protein MRPVAALLVWYLVRRRRIEESELTAVDGWIDESGMTPKTYYDRACNAAESGFTLLALQDLRLALGLDRLRKAAPGDPSFVSLRGHPEFIRLTDGRRMLENSSVFRPFASRLAAIGIHLPAQLANGTPPDDELAKTLEESVAKVASLRGLARLATACPEADRALEWTDLLAAENVSTLAQLNIHLTNDGRHLAQRLQSRAMPRNVVAPTEDQLRAWASTPVGV; from the coding sequence ATGAGACCGGTTGCCGCGCTCCTGGTGTGGTATCTGGTCCGTCGGCGCAGGATCGAAGAGAGCGAGCTGACAGCCGTTGACGGTTGGATCGACGAGTCGGGCATGACGCCGAAGACCTACTACGACCGCGCCTGCAACGCAGCGGAGTCCGGCTTCACCCTCCTTGCCCTTCAGGACCTGCGGTTGGCGTTGGGACTCGACAGGCTGCGTAAGGCGGCGCCGGGCGACCCGTCGTTCGTCTCGCTGCGGGGCCACCCGGAGTTCATCAGGCTCACCGACGGCCGCCGGATGCTGGAGAACTCGTCGGTCTTCCGGCCATTCGCGAGCCGGCTGGCCGCCATCGGCATCCATCTTCCAGCGCAACTGGCCAACGGAACGCCGCCCGACGACGAGTTGGCCAAAACGTTGGAGGAGTCCGTGGCCAAGGTGGCTTCGCTGCGCGGCCTGGCCCGGCTCGCCACGGCGTGTCCCGAGGCCGACCGGGCGCTGGAGTGGACCGACCTGCTCGCGGCCGAAAACGTCTCCACCCTGGCCCAACTGAACATCCACCTGACCAACGACGGCCGCCACCTCGCACAGCGGCTCCAGTCGCGGGCGATGCCACGCAACGTCGTCGCCCCCACCGAGGACCAGCTACGCGCGTGGGCGAGCACCCCCGTGGGGGTGTAG